Proteins encoded in a region of the Perca fluviatilis chromosome 6, GENO_Pfluv_1.0, whole genome shotgun sequence genome:
- the zgc:152830 gene encoding putative aminopeptidase W07G4.4 translates to MCTSVQPVEWSTDIKNQNFDGIVLVTQSHDTLPSKLECLKAPLQDYSSVDSGLGEEVVVLRVPGLPGNRLVFASTGPVNRDYDDVRRFSDAAVNGIKRALKAGMQRPLLVCPPHQDYKNSTVVAALGALHALYMPLEVREGNVKPTDYKVCVLGLWAAEEAEGKRLVEITEALESGRLACRDIGGSDPERMAAPRVAEYVQELFKDSPVQVEVISDVKVLEREYPCLAAVNRCADSVPRHQGRVIKLQYCGEGPVQKTLMLVGKGITYDTGGADIKAGGYMAGMHRDKCGAAAVAGFFLTLAKLKPKHLKVIGSMAMVRNSVGADCYVADELVVSRAGRRVRVGNTDAEGRMVMVDLLCEMKEKAVCEISPQLFTIATLTGHAIRAMGPNYSIIMDNGPAHRNKNAAQWQKAGEALGDVFEVSSIRREDYDFHKGKSEYEDILQCNNLPSSATPRGHQTPAAFLIMASGLDKHGVDSNAPLPYSHIDIAGSSGPFPGVPTGAPILAMATNYILYDSL, encoded by the exons ATGTGCACCAG CGTCCAGCCTGTTGAATGGTCCACCGACATCAAGAACCAGAA ttttgatGGCATCGTGTTGGTGACCCAGAGCCATGACACGCTGCCCTCCAAGCTCGAGTGTCTGAAAGCACCGCTGCAGGACTACAGCTCT GTGGACAGCGGTCTgggggaggaggtggtggtCCTGAgggtccctggtctccctggtAACCGCCTGGTGTTTGCCTCCACTGGCCCGGTAAACCGCGACTACGATGACGTCAGGCGCTTCAGTGATGCAGCGGTCAACGGCATCAAAAG GGCTTTGAAAGCAGGCAtgcagcgccccctgctggtctGCCCTCCACACCAGGACTATAAGAACAGCACCGTGGTGGCTGCACTCGGGGCCCTTCATGCTCTCTACATG CCCCTTGAAGTGCGGGAGGGGAACGTAAAGCCCACCGACTACAAGGTGTGTGTTCTGGGTCTGTGGGCAGCAGAGGAGGCTGAGGGAAAGAGACTGGTGGAGATAACCGAAGCTCTGGAGAGTGGGAG ACTGGCATGTCGTGACATTGGTGGCTCAGACCCTGAACGTATGGCTGCTCCTCGTGTGGCTGAGTATGTCCAGGAACTCTTCAAAGACAGCCCTGTACAG GTCGAAGTGATCAGCGACGTGAAGGTTCTGGAGAGAGAGTATCCCTGTCTCGCTGCAGTCAACCGCTGCGCTGACA GTGTACCTCGTCACCAGGGCAGAGTTATCAAGCTGCAGTACTGCGGAGAGGGACCTGTCCAAAAGACTCTCATGTTGGTGGGAAAG GGCATCACCTACGACACCGGCGGAGCCGACATCAAGGCTGGTGGTTACATGGCCGGGATGCACAGGGACAAGTgtggagctgctgctgtggCTGGCTTCTTCCTG ACTTTAGCCAAgctgaagccaaaacatctgaaGGTTATCGGCTCCATGGCCATGGTGAGGAACAGTGTCGGTGCAG ATTGCTATGTGGCCGATGAACTGGTGGTTTCCCGTGCGGGTCGCAGAGTGAGAGTGGGAAACACCGATGCCGAGGGACGCATGGTGATGGTCGACCTGCTCTGTGAGATGAAGGAGAAG GCTGTATGTGAGATTTCTCCTCAACTGTTTACTATTGCTACTCTGACTGGTCACGCCATCAGAGCCATGGGACCCAACTACTCT aTCATCATGGATAATGGACCGGCCCATCGCAACAAAAATGCTGCTCAGTGGCAGAAAG CTGGAGAGGCGTTGGGCGATGTGTTCGAGGTGTCCAGTATCAGACGAGAGGACTATGACTTCCACAAGGGAAAGTCTGAGTACGAGGATATTCTCCAGTGCAACAACCTGCCATCCTCCGCTACACCTCGAGGTCATCAGACCCCTGCAGCTTTCCTCATCATGGCCTCCGGGCTTGACAAG CATGGTGTGGATTCTAACGCACCTCTGCCGTACTCCCACATTGACATTGCTGGGTCCAGTGGTCCTTTCCCCGGTGTCCCAACGGGAGCCCCCATCCTCGCCATGGCAACCAACTACATCTTGTATGATAGTCTCTAA
- the pcna gene encoding proliferating cell nuclear antigen, whose translation MFEARLVQGSILKKVLEALKDLITEACWDVSSSGISLQSMDSSHVSLVQLTLRHDGFDSYRCDRNLAMGVNLSSMSKILKCAGNEDIITLRAEDNADTLALVFETLNQEKVSDYEMKLMDLDVEQLGIPEQEYSCVVKMPSGEFARICRDLSQIGDAVMISCAKDGVKFSASGELGTGNVKLSQTSNVDKEDEAVTIEMNEPVQLIFALNYLNFFTKATPLSKTVTLSMSADIPLVVEYKIADMGHVKYYLAPKIDEEAS comes from the exons ATGTTTGAGGCTCGCCTGGTCCAGGGATCCATCCTGAAGAAGGTGCTGGAGGCTCTGAAGGATCTGATCACAGAAGCCTGCTGGGACGTCAGCTCGTCCGGCATCTCCCTGCAGAGCATGGACTCTTCCCACGTCTCCCTGGTCCAGCTCACCCTGCGGCACGACGGCTTCGACTCGTACCGCTGCGACAGAAACCTCGCCATGGGAGTCAACCTCAGCAG tatgtcaaaaatccTGAAGTGTGCAGGAAATGAAGACATCATCACCCTCAGAGCAGAAGACAATGCAGACACACTCGCACTTGTGTTTGAGACACTTA ACCAGGAGAAAGTTTCAGATTATGAGATGAAGTTGATGGACCTTGATGTGGAGCAGCTTGGTATTCCA GAGCAGGAGTACAGCTGTGTGGTGAAGATGCCCTCTGGGGAGTTTGCTCGCATCTGCCGGGACCTGTCCCAGATCGGTGATGCCGTCATGATCTCCTGTGCCAAGGACGGAGTCAAGTTTTCTGCCTCAGGAGAACTGGGCACAGGGAATGTCAAGCTGTCCCAGACCAGCAACGTAGACAAAGAGGATGAGGCA GTTACTATTGAGATGAATGAACCCGTCCAGCTGATCTTTGCCCTCAACTACCTGAATTTCTTCACCAAGGCAACGCCGCTGTCGAAGACGGTCACCCTCAGCATGTCTGCAGATATCCCTCTCG TGGTAGAGTACAAGATCGCTGACATGGGTCACGTCAAATACTACTTGGCACCCAAGATCGACGAAGAAGCTTCCTAA